From the genome of Pseudomonas sp. AB6, one region includes:
- a CDS encoding universal stress protein produces the protein MPYEHILVAIDLTEECDPVIRRARELAVSNNAKLSLVHIVEPMAMAFGGDVPMDLSQLQQQQFDQAKEKLDALKLKYPEVSIGDSHLTYGQPRQEIHQLAKAQACDLIVVGSHGRHGLALLLGSTANDVLHGAPCDVLAVRLKTQS, from the coding sequence ATGCCGTACGAACATATCCTGGTCGCTATCGACCTTACTGAAGAGTGCGATCCTGTTATACGCCGAGCGCGTGAATTGGCAGTCAGCAACAACGCCAAACTCTCACTGGTACACATCGTCGAGCCTATGGCAATGGCGTTTGGGGGCGACGTGCCCATGGATTTATCGCAACTGCAGCAACAGCAATTTGATCAGGCCAAAGAAAAGCTCGATGCCCTGAAATTGAAATATCCGGAAGTCAGCATCGGCGACAGCCACCTTACCTACGGCCAGCCGCGCCAGGAAATCCATCAACTGGCCAAAGCGCAGGCCTGCGACCTGATCGTTGTCGGCAGCCATGGCCGTCACGGCCTGGCTTTGCTGCTGGGTTCTACCGCCAACGACGTTCTTCACGGCGCGCCGTGCGATGTATTGGCCGTGCGCCTGAAAACACAGAGCTGA
- a CDS encoding MOSC domain-containing protein, with product MLRLSALYRFPLKSGMAEPLHQAMFDGLGLAGDRRWMLVEEGTGRFFTQRAMPQMSQLSALWNTSGGLTLSAPGLAALDVPVPESTEASLRGVTLWRDTLRVPDAGNAAAHWLSEFMGRPTRMVHVPADRARWLPSGYGKVEDKVGFADGFPLLLIGQASLDDLSAKVGRPLEMLRFRPNLVVEGSEAFAEDGWKRIRIGDIEFRLLKGCTRCILTTIDPKTGERSPDREPMVTLKTYREREGDVWFGQNMVNDGPGTLEVGMPVSVLE from the coding sequence ATGTTGCGCCTAAGCGCTCTTTATCGATTTCCACTCAAATCTGGTATGGCCGAGCCGCTTCACCAGGCGATGTTCGACGGGCTGGGATTGGCCGGAGATCGTCGCTGGATGTTAGTGGAAGAGGGCACCGGACGTTTTTTCACCCAGCGTGCCATGCCGCAAATGTCGCAGTTATCGGCTTTATGGAATACTTCTGGCGGCTTGACCTTAAGCGCACCGGGTCTTGCGGCCTTGGATGTTCCCGTGCCGGAAAGTACCGAGGCTTCGTTGCGTGGCGTGACTCTTTGGCGCGACACCCTGCGCGTGCCGGACGCGGGCAATGCTGCCGCGCACTGGCTCAGTGAATTCATGGGGCGGCCTACGCGCATGGTGCATGTCCCGGCCGATCGGGCACGCTGGTTGCCTAGCGGCTACGGCAAGGTTGAAGACAAAGTCGGTTTCGCCGACGGCTTTCCATTGCTCTTGATAGGCCAGGCATCCCTTGATGATTTGTCGGCAAAAGTTGGGCGGCCATTGGAAATGCTGCGCTTTCGACCAAATCTGGTAGTTGAGGGCAGCGAAGCATTTGCTGAAGATGGCTGGAAACGTATCCGCATTGGCGACATTGAGTTTCGACTGCTCAAGGGATGCACACGCTGCATTCTTACCACCATTGATCCGAAGACCGGCGAACGCTCGCCGGATCGCGAGCCTATGGTGACCCTGAAAACTTATCGTGAGCGCGAAGGGGACGTTTGGTTTGGACAAAACATGGTCAATGATGGGCCGGGCACGCTTGAGGTTGGCATGCCAGTGTCAGTGTTGGAGTAG
- a CDS encoding transglycosylase SLT domain-containing protein encodes MRSRLLGLLSCLLVSVTAAQSALAGDIAQQRQYYDEAKRALAKGDTGPYMRYSQALADYPLEPYLEYDELTARLKTASNAEIEEFLAEHGDLPQANWMKLRWLRWLAERGDWQPFVKYYDPKLNFVELDCLYGQYQLSHNLRSEGYANAEKLWMTSKTLPASCDGFFARWAAEGQLTEEKRWKRAKLAASARNYSLATTLVDSLVTLAPQGRLLIAVAQKPELLNDPSRFKPVDEAMSDVVGLGLRRLARKDPQKALEMLDNYSATMHFSRDEQVAIAKEIGLTLARSFDGRALEVMTKYDPDLRDDTVTEWRLRLLLRLGRWDDAYQLTRRLPQDLATTNRWRYWKARSLELSQPNNPLVPSLYKAVSKERDFYGFLAADRSQTAYQLNNRPLMLSQQIINKVRNTPGVRRALEFHDRGEIVDGRREWYYVSRLFNRDEMVAQAKLAYDMHWYFPAIRTMSQAKYWDDLDIRFPMAHRDTLVREANVRGLHSSWVFAITRQESAFMDDARSGVGASGLMQLMPATARETARKFSIPLASPQQVLDPDKNIQLGAAYLSQVHSQFNGNRVLASAAYNAGPARVRQWLKGANHLAFDVWVESIPFDETRQYVENVLSYSVIYGQKLNSPQPLVDWHERFFDDL; translated from the coding sequence ATGCGCAGTCGTCTGCTCGGCCTTTTATCCTGCTTGCTTGTCTCTGTCACCGCCGCCCAATCTGCACTGGCTGGAGACATTGCCCAACAACGTCAGTACTACGATGAAGCAAAACGGGCATTGGCCAAAGGCGATACCGGGCCTTATATGCGTTACAGCCAAGCGCTTGCCGACTATCCGCTGGAACCGTATCTAGAATATGACGAACTGACTGCTCGCCTTAAAACCGCCAGCAACGCAGAAATTGAAGAATTCCTCGCGGAGCACGGTGATCTGCCCCAGGCCAACTGGATGAAGCTGCGTTGGCTGCGTTGGTTGGCCGAACGTGGCGACTGGCAACCCTTCGTAAAGTACTACGACCCTAAGCTCAACTTCGTAGAGCTGGACTGCCTGTATGGTCAATACCAACTGAGCCACAATTTGCGCTCGGAAGGGTACGCCAACGCCGAAAAACTGTGGATGACCAGCAAGACATTGCCAGCTTCATGTGACGGTTTCTTCGCGCGCTGGGCAGCGGAAGGTCAATTGACCGAAGAAAAACGCTGGAAACGCGCCAAGCTCGCGGCCTCTGCGCGCAACTACAGCCTAGCCACGACCTTGGTCGACAGCCTAGTGACCCTCGCGCCGCAAGGACGCCTGTTGATCGCGGTTGCACAGAAGCCCGAGCTACTTAACGACCCTTCGCGCTTCAAGCCCGTCGATGAGGCCATGTCGGACGTAGTGGGCCTGGGCCTGCGTCGCTTGGCCAGGAAAGACCCGCAGAAAGCCCTGGAGATGCTCGACAACTACTCCGCGACAATGCATTTCTCCCGTGACGAGCAAGTGGCGATTGCCAAGGAGATCGGCCTCACGCTGGCGCGTAGCTTCGACGGCCGTGCCTTGGAGGTGATGACTAAATACGATCCTGACCTTCGCGACGACACGGTCACCGAATGGCGTTTGCGCTTACTGTTGCGACTGGGCCGCTGGGACGATGCGTACCAGCTGACCCGACGACTGCCTCAGGACTTGGCTACCACCAACCGCTGGCGCTACTGGAAAGCGCGCTCACTGGAGCTGTCGCAGCCCAACAATCCGCTGGTGCCTTCGCTGTACAAAGCCGTCTCCAAAGAACGTGACTTCTATGGCTTCCTCGCTGCGGACCGCTCGCAAACTGCGTATCAACTGAATAACCGTCCACTGATGCTCAGCCAGCAGATTATCAATAAGGTTCGCAACACCCCGGGTGTGCGTCGGGCGCTGGAGTTCCATGATCGCGGTGAAATCGTCGACGGCCGACGCGAGTGGTACTACGTCAGCCGCCTGTTCAACCGTGACGAGATGGTTGCCCAGGCGAAGCTTGCCTATGACATGCATTGGTACTTCCCAGCCATCCGCACCATGAGTCAAGCGAAGTATTGGGACGACCTGGACATCCGCTTCCCAATGGCTCACCGCGACACCCTCGTGCGCGAAGCTAATGTGCGCGGGTTGCATTCCAGCTGGGTGTTTGCCATTACTCGCCAAGAGAGCGCGTTCATGGACGATGCCCGCTCCGGCGTCGGCGCCAGCGGCCTGATGCAGTTGATGCCAGCAACCGCCCGGGAGACCGCACGCAAGTTCAGCATCCCGCTGGCATCGCCACAGCAAGTGCTTGATCCCGATAAAAACATCCAGTTGGGCGCAGCGTATCTTAGCCAAGTGCATAGTCAGTTCAACGGTAATCGCGTGCTAGCCTCGGCAGCCTACAATGCCGGCCCAGCGCGAGTGCGCCAGTGGCTCAAAGGTGCAAACCACCTGGCGTTCGATGTCTGGGTTGAAAGCATTCCGTTTGATGAGACCCGTCAGTACGTAGAGAATGTGTTGTCTTATTCGGTCATCTACGGACAAAAACTCAACTCGCCGCAACCGCTGGTGGATTGGCATGAGCGGTTTTTTGACGATTTGTAG
- a CDS encoding ATP-binding cassette domain-containing protein gives MTLLKFSDVSLAFGAMPLLDKVSWQIARGERVCIIGRNGTGKSSMLKLVKGVQKPDDGSVWRAPGLKIGELPQELPEADGRTVFDVVAEGLDGVGALLAEYHHLSQNIVTAEDLDKLMHVQQDLEARDGWRLQQLVDSTLSRLQLPADKTLAELSGGWRRRVLLAQALVSEPDLLLLDEPTNHLDIGAIAWLEEALLGFQGAVLFITHDRAFLQNLATRILELDRGGLIDWNGDYASFLVHKEAQLAAEDTANALFDKRLAQEEVWIRQGIKARRTRNEGRVRALKELRVERGERRERTGKANIQLDTADKSGKQVMVLDNVSFAHPGGPFLIKDFSMVLQREDRIGLLGANGTGKTTLLKLMLDSLQPSSGSVEVGTRLDVAYFDQLRHQLDLEKTVIDNVAEGRDFIDIDGQSRHVLSYLGDFLFSPQRARTPVKALSGGERARLLLAKLFSKPANLLVLDEPTNDLDVETLELLEEVLLTFKGTVLMVSHDRAFLDNVVTSTLVFEGEGKVREYVGGYQDWLRQGGSPRLLGVTENKSGKAELATAAVAAAPVAAQDMPVAKKKLSYKLQRELEALPKQIDDVEAQMTSLNAEMADASFYQRPAEQSAAVLAQLENLQAQLDTLLERWAELDA, from the coding sequence ATGACCCTGCTCAAATTCAGCGATGTGTCCCTTGCTTTCGGCGCTATGCCGTTGTTGGACAAGGTGTCCTGGCAGATCGCCCGTGGTGAGCGGGTGTGCATCATCGGCCGTAACGGCACGGGCAAGTCCAGTATGTTGAAGCTGGTAAAAGGCGTGCAGAAACCGGATGACGGATCGGTTTGGCGCGCGCCAGGCCTGAAAATCGGGGAGCTGCCGCAGGAGTTGCCGGAAGCCGACGGGCGGACCGTGTTCGATGTGGTTGCCGAAGGCCTGGATGGCGTTGGCGCACTGCTTGCCGAATATCACCACCTGAGCCAGAACATCGTCACGGCCGAGGACTTGGACAAGCTGATGCATGTTCAGCAAGACCTTGAAGCCCGAGACGGCTGGCGCTTGCAGCAATTGGTCGACAGCACGTTGAGTCGCCTGCAGTTACCGGCTGATAAAACTCTGGCCGAGCTTTCCGGCGGCTGGCGTCGTCGGGTGTTATTGGCCCAGGCCTTGGTTTCTGAGCCAGACTTGCTGCTGCTCGACGAGCCGACCAACCACTTGGATATCGGCGCAATCGCTTGGCTCGAAGAGGCTTTGCTGGGCTTTCAGGGTGCGGTTCTGTTTATTACCCACGACCGGGCATTCCTGCAGAACCTGGCAACCCGGATTCTTGAGCTGGACCGCGGTGGCTTGATCGACTGGAACGGTGATTACGCCAGCTTCCTCGTCCACAAAGAAGCCCAGTTGGCGGCCGAAGATACTGCTAACGCCTTGTTCGACAAGCGTCTGGCCCAGGAAGAAGTCTGGATTCGCCAGGGCATCAAAGCCCGCCGCACGCGTAACGAAGGCCGCGTCCGCGCCCTGAAAGAGTTGCGCGTAGAGCGCGGCGAGCGTCGCGAACGTACCGGCAAGGCCAATATCCAACTTGATACCGCCGATAAATCCGGTAAGCAGGTCATGGTGCTGGATAACGTCAGCTTCGCTCATCCTGGCGGCCCCTTCCTGATCAAAGACTTCTCCATGGTCTTGCAGCGCGAAGACCGTATCGGTCTGCTCGGTGCCAACGGGACCGGCAAGACCACCTTGCTCAAGTTGATGCTCGACAGTCTGCAACCGAGCAGCGGTTCGGTTGAAGTGGGTACACGTTTGGACGTCGCCTATTTCGATCAGTTGCGTCACCAACTCGATTTAGAAAAAACCGTTATCGACAACGTAGCCGAAGGGCGCGACTTCATCGATATCGATGGTCAGAGCCGTCATGTGCTGAGCTATCTGGGCGATTTCCTATTCAGTCCGCAGCGTGCGCGTACGCCGGTGAAAGCGTTGTCCGGCGGTGAACGTGCTCGTCTGTTGTTGGCAAAGCTGTTCAGTAAACCGGCCAACCTATTGGTCCTTGACGAACCAACCAACGATCTGGATGTAGAGACTCTTGAGTTGCTTGAAGAAGTGCTGCTAACGTTTAAAGGCACCGTGCTGATGGTCAGTCACGATCGGGCATTCCTCGACAACGTCGTGACCAGTACGCTGGTGTTTGAAGGCGAAGGCAAGGTTCGTGAATACGTCGGTGGGTACCAGGACTGGTTGCGCCAGGGTGGTTCGCCACGTCTGTTGGGCGTTACCGAGAACAAGTCTGGTAAAGCCGAGCTGGCCACCGCCGCCGTTGCTGCTGCCCCGGTCGCCGCTCAGGACATGCCGGTTGCCAAGAAAAAACTCAGCTACAAGCTACAGCGCGAGCTGGAAGCGCTGCCTAAGCAAATAGACGACGTTGAAGCGCAAATGACTTCGTTGAATGCTGAAATGGCAGATGCCAGTTTCTATCAGCGCCCGGCCGAGCAATCGGCGGCAGTACTGGCGCAACTGGAAAACCTGCAAGCCCAACTCGATACCCTTCTGGAACGTTGGGCTGAACTGGACGCTTGA